Proteins from a single region of Aureibacter tunicatorum:
- a CDS encoding histidine kinase, with the protein MKVFLHFVFWIVIISLRFFSLVERGGFGKVFVVVAVFYIQYITIFYATIFVQHYFLKSGFLQKVKYFIALLTVLLVGVLCLKFTVISLMKIGIMKLPVYVPSLVFFRVVFFMLFALLFDYVNEKSKAKEAEKNAKIEKQETELMFLKNQMNPHFFFNTLNNLYGLVYRKDDNAPEVLLMLSESMRYIIYKTQNEWVPLKGEIEFMKNYFELEKLRLKNSNNTKFILNNESEYSHMEIAPLLLLPMLENCFKHSDIDSNKDSFINIHLMVDNGVLYAEFINTFDKQRKVSKPGIGLDNLRKRLAIQCKDNYNVKTVVEGNIYKVVIEIRLKIV; encoded by the coding sequence ATGAAGGTATTTTTGCACTTTGTATTTTGGATTGTCATTATATCGCTGCGGTTCTTTTCTTTGGTTGAACGAGGTGGTTTTGGAAAAGTATTTGTAGTCGTCGCTGTTTTTTATATTCAGTACATAACAATTTTCTACGCGACCATATTTGTTCAGCATTACTTTCTTAAAAGTGGTTTTTTGCAGAAGGTGAAGTATTTCATTGCCTTGCTTACTGTATTATTAGTTGGAGTGCTTTGCTTGAAATTTACGGTGATTTCATTAATGAAAATCGGAATAATGAAACTGCCTGTTTATGTCCCTTCATTGGTTTTTTTTAGAGTTGTTTTTTTTATGCTTTTCGCTTTGCTATTTGATTATGTGAACGAAAAAAGCAAGGCAAAAGAAGCGGAAAAAAATGCTAAAATTGAGAAGCAAGAAACGGAGTTGATGTTTTTGAAGAATCAGATGAATCCGCACTTTTTTTTCAACACGCTGAATAATTTATATGGTTTAGTGTATCGAAAGGATGATAATGCTCCCGAAGTTCTTTTGATGTTGTCAGAGTCAATGAGATATATTATTTATAAAACTCAGAACGAATGGGTGCCTTTGAAAGGCGAGATCGAGTTTATGAAAAATTACTTTGAATTGGAAAAACTAAGATTGAAAAACTCTAATAATACCAAGTTTATTTTAAATAATGAGTCAGAGTATTCTCATATGGAAATCGCCCCATTGTTATTGTTGCCGATGCTTGAGAACTGTTTTAAGCATTCTGATATTGATAGCAATAAAGACTCTTTTATCAATATTCATTTAATGGTAGATAATGGGGTTTTATATGCGGAATTTATCAATACTTTTGACAAGCAAAGAAAAGTTTCAAAGCCGGGAATAGGACTTGACAATTTAAGGAAAAGACTTGCCATACAGTGCAAGGATAATTATAATGTCAAAACAGTTGTGGAAGGTAATATTTACAAAGTAGTTATTGAGATTCGATTAAAGATTGTATGA
- a CDS encoding acetoacetate decarboxylase family protein, producing MKLIKIIFVLSFFLSISRGHSQNNQERKFTYHENYGIFTYYETKEKEIYRELLPEEFEMPNQLLVHAFINDFYKMDSQTQPYKEFAIFLLGIYRGEKIWHCVYMPVTSKESMIAGKWKLGLPKTIGDIKFNIQPPIYEGIALDEDNCTVTLKMSTDNFDLKKENKSRIEELTLIPKINILNGDIIQMNQSRSKSVFEISDKFPSRLKVIFGEGTINMSLNNKVKDHSHPLKLIPSKILGTYYLHNTIPFRLGSSSR from the coding sequence ATGAAACTCATAAAAATCATATTTGTACTAAGCTTTTTCTTAAGCATTTCAAGAGGGCATAGTCAAAACAATCAGGAACGAAAATTCACTTACCATGAGAACTATGGAATTTTCACCTATTACGAAACCAAAGAAAAAGAAATCTATAGAGAATTGCTTCCTGAAGAATTTGAAATGCCTAATCAGTTATTGGTGCATGCTTTTATCAATGACTTCTATAAAATGGATTCTCAAACCCAACCCTATAAAGAGTTTGCAATATTTCTCTTAGGAATCTATAGAGGTGAAAAAATTTGGCATTGCGTATACATGCCGGTAACAAGCAAAGAATCAATGATTGCAGGAAAATGGAAATTGGGACTTCCAAAGACTATCGGGGATATCAAATTTAATATTCAACCTCCCATCTATGAAGGAATTGCTTTGGATGAAGATAACTGTACGGTTACCCTTAAAATGAGTACTGATAACTTTGATTTAAAAAAGGAAAATAAAAGTAGAATAGAAGAATTAACACTTATACCAAAAATAAATATTCTCAATGGCGACATTATACAAATGAATCAAAGTCGATCTAAAAGTGTCTTCGAAATTTCCGACAAATTTCCTTCTCGACTTAAAGTAATATTTGGAGAGGGAACAATCAATATGTCGCTAAATAATAAAGTAAAAGATCATTCCCATCCCTTAAAACTCATTCCAAGCAAAATATTAGGAACATATTATCTGCATAACACAATACCTTTCAGATTAGGAAGCTCATCAAGATAA